Proteins from a single region of Haloarchaeobius litoreus:
- a CDS encoding PglZ domain-containing protein — protein sequence MGDLADSIITELRQKFDRHRVWVWYDAQEKYKGVLDEVEAALEDVTLARYDGSYFELKRRLHEEDPNYEQNWLFYIPESRNDAEWFRDIHALGRQYRVGQDIDDTPVTQFLVEHDEEIPEAYEDWGQNREVQRLAFFCVLFDTAGPATDEWVRTYLSNPEEYRETIEDNAMADAWDAQLREEYGVTAGLDPKELATQLLFGEVASRAPTSRYDELAADDTRAAAAFCDEWQQYAPAEFTRYAQRIAEDYDLAKAVIDSDRIHWDATAFKGIDMGLIRLVMKRLADETYADLPDIAVDLQQTVTERQDSFWSNEDLVDWSVPVLAIETLQRVGTIDTDEAKTLSSSELAQKYTSDGGWWQIDAAYRQYINATQKATFPYPNETTVKQRVTQHYMSFLQGVNRPLADILSDDPTLGTPQTSFYDEFADLEDGTAIIICDGLRYELAEAIKQNLGRRTDFEQDLNAVSAALPSITEVGMAAHLPGELGLSLEDDDLVVTSGGEKMAGKADRVERLSAAGFEVVDMDEVSSISLEDLTETDPVPRVVYSGTIDKLGESLDDDAAFSQVASHVDDVERTVQRLKQAGYTRFVITSDHGFLYTDRLSEDLKVEAPDLAPVVKRRFAAADSDTPLVDTDEFIEVDSDSLSDLGINAPELKLLFPRSVACFKAPGGNMRYFHGGISLQELLVPCLTVTTGEIEESASISYDVSIPDPITNSIISVEIEAKSGQVAFDPAPKLEIRANIDDEPVADPVTMEISPGTNSERVRLKQGAISGESSVQFEVIDTDTRETITRKIVELDLLFGDDDMGFDV from the coding sequence ATGGGAGATCTCGCGGATAGCATTATCACAGAACTCAGGCAGAAATTCGACCGACACCGAGTCTGGGTGTGGTACGACGCCCAGGAGAAGTACAAAGGTGTCCTCGACGAGGTCGAAGCTGCCCTCGAAGACGTCACGCTCGCACGCTACGACGGCAGCTACTTTGAGCTGAAGCGCCGCCTCCACGAGGAAGATCCGAACTACGAGCAGAACTGGCTGTTCTACATCCCCGAGTCACGAAATGACGCCGAGTGGTTCCGCGACATCCACGCACTCGGACGACAGTACCGCGTCGGTCAGGACATCGACGACACGCCCGTGACGCAGTTCCTCGTCGAGCACGACGAAGAGATTCCTGAAGCGTACGAGGACTGGGGACAGAACCGCGAGGTTCAGCGCTTGGCGTTCTTCTGCGTTCTCTTCGACACCGCTGGCCCGGCGACCGACGAGTGGGTGCGTACCTATCTCTCGAACCCGGAAGAGTACCGCGAGACAATCGAGGACAACGCAATGGCCGACGCCTGGGACGCCCAGCTCCGTGAGGAGTACGGTGTCACCGCAGGACTCGATCCGAAAGAGCTAGCGACACAGCTCCTCTTCGGCGAGGTGGCCAGCCGAGCACCGACGTCCCGGTACGACGAACTCGCGGCTGACGACACCCGCGCTGCTGCGGCGTTCTGCGACGAGTGGCAGCAGTACGCTCCTGCCGAGTTCACGCGCTACGCACAGCGGATCGCGGAGGACTATGACCTTGCGAAGGCGGTCATAGACTCCGACCGGATTCACTGGGACGCGACGGCGTTCAAGGGTATCGACATGGGTCTCATCCGGCTGGTGATGAAACGACTCGCTGACGAGACCTACGCCGACCTCCCCGATATCGCGGTAGACCTCCAGCAGACAGTCACTGAGCGCCAGGACAGCTTCTGGAGCAACGAGGATCTCGTCGATTGGTCGGTGCCAGTCCTGGCGATCGAAACCCTCCAGCGGGTCGGAACCATCGACACCGACGAAGCCAAGACGCTCTCCTCGTCGGAACTCGCCCAGAAGTACACGAGTGACGGCGGGTGGTGGCAGATCGATGCGGCCTATCGGCAGTACATCAACGCCACGCAGAAGGCCACGTTCCCCTATCCGAACGAAACCACAGTCAAACAGCGGGTCACGCAACACTACATGTCCTTCCTCCAGGGGGTAAACCGCCCGCTTGCGGACATCCTGAGTGATGATCCGACCCTCGGGACACCCCAGACCTCGTTCTACGATGAGTTCGCGGATCTTGAGGACGGAACCGCGATCATCATCTGTGACGGGCTTCGCTACGAACTCGCGGAAGCAATCAAACAGAATCTCGGGCGGCGAACTGATTTTGAGCAAGACTTAAACGCAGTCAGCGCGGCCCTGCCCTCGATCACCGAGGTTGGGATGGCCGCACACCTGCCCGGGGAACTCGGGCTCTCACTCGAAGATGATGACCTCGTCGTGACCAGCGGCGGTGAGAAGATGGCCGGGAAAGCAGACCGCGTCGAACGACTCAGCGCCGCGGGCTTCGAAGTGGTCGATATGGACGAGGTGAGCAGCATCTCGTTAGAGGACTTGACGGAGACCGACCCTGTCCCCCGAGTCGTCTACTCCGGAACGATAGACAAACTCGGCGAGAGCCTCGACGACGACGCGGCCTTCAGCCAAGTGGCTTCCCACGTCGACGACGTCGAACGGACAGTCCAACGACTGAAGCAGGCTGGGTACACTCGGTTCGTCATCACGAGCGACCACGGGTTCCTCTACACGGACCGGTTGTCCGAGGACCTCAAAGTCGAAGCGCCTGACCTCGCTCCGGTCGTCAAGCGACGATTCGCGGCCGCCGACAGTGATACTCCACTCGTCGATACGGACGAATTCATCGAGGTCGATTCCGATTCCCTGTCTGATCTCGGTATCAACGCCCCCGAACTCAAATTACTCTTCCCTCGAAGTGTGGCCTGTTTCAAGGCCCCAGGTGGGAACATGCGGTACTTCCACGGCGGGATTTCGCTCCAGGAACTCCTCGTTCCGTGTCTCACGGTGACCACCGGCGAGATCGAAGAAAGTGCGTCAATCAGTTACGATGTCTCTATCCCAGACCCGATCACGAACTCGATAATCTCTGTCGAGATTGAAGCCAAGAGCGGACAGGTGGCGTTCGACCCGGCCCCGAAACTAGAGATACGTGCCAACATCGACGACGAACCGGTTGCGGACCCCGTCACCATGGAAATCTCGCCGGGAACCAATAGTGAACGTGTCCGGCTCAAACAGGGAGCAATCTCTGGCGAGAGTTCGGTTCAGTTCGAAGTCATCGACACTGACACCCGAGAAACGATCACGCGGAAGATAGTGGAGCTTGATCTGCTCTTCGGAGACGACGATATGGGATTCGACGTCTAA